From Hoplias malabaricus isolate fHopMal1 chromosome 11, fHopMal1.hap1, whole genome shotgun sequence, a single genomic window includes:
- the slitrk3a gene encoding SLIT and NTRK-like protein 3, whose protein sequence is MLWVTLLSSIALGCTTPIPLLDESEEVDEPCFDPCSCEVKEGVFHVHCDSKGFTNVSQISQTWTRPFKLNLQRNAMRRLYFNSFLHLNNAVSLNLGNNALQDIHAGAFNGLAILKKLFLHENKLEVFRNDTFLGLESLEYLQADYNVIKRIESGAFRNLHKLRVLILNDNLIPVLPSSLFRSVSLTHLDLRGNRLKNLPYQGTLEYVGRALMEIQLEENPWNCACEIVQLKSWLERIPYAALVGDVACEHPFHLHGKDLREITRRELCPTLSEAEIEAKYGVPRLQLVGERAWPTKPSSMLSSFHNTASSVEYRERHPKPTKRPRPTKTPPTARSIYPGPNQPPVPGYQTRPPIPIICPAGCTCNLHISDLGLTVNCKEKAFHNISELLPRPLNAKKLYLSGNLIQKIYRSDFWNFSSLDLLHLGNNRISYVQESAFINLPNLKSLYLNGNDIERLTPGMFRGLHALSYLYLEYNVIRELEPAAFSLMPNLQLVFLNDNLLRALPADAFAGTSLARLNLRNNYFLHLPVEGVLEHLRAVVQVDLQQNPWDCTCAIVPLKRWVEKLSSVIVVGEVICRTPESHTGKDLRSLEAEVICPELKYAAPSSPALDVTSQSTSGSGHASPSSAGSAVPLSVLILSLLVLFICAVFAAAGLFAFVLRRRRNKDVPFRKRQEVDLTGIQMQFEERATAATPEKPPGHVYDYIPHPVAHMCNNPIYKPREGEMEAEQKENGGTSYRTLLEKEQEWTAAVSTSQLNTIVTVDRSRLHENGLLCPSAIDSQQRSPQAVGFVDCLYSTAPRLKHVHMAHAHPPGVQYPDVQQDARLKETLLFAGGKGFPEQSQSEYLELRAKLQTKPDYLEVLEKSYRF, encoded by the coding sequence ATGCTGTGGGTAACCCTGCTGAGCTCGATCGCTTTAGGATGCACCACGCCGATCCCTCTCCTGGATGAGTCGGAGGAAGTGGATGAGCCGTGCTTCGACCCCTGCAGTTGTGAGGTCAAGGAGGGGGTCTTCCACGTCCACTGCGACAGCAAGGGCTTCACCAACGTCAGCCAGATCTCTCAGACCTGGACTAGACCTTTCAAGCTCAACCTGCAGAGGAACGCTATGCGGAGGCTGTATTTCAACAGCTTCCTGCATCTCAACAATGCCGTGTCTCTAAACCTTGGAAACAATGCATTGCAGGACATCCACGCAGGTGCTTTCAATGGCcttgccattttaaaaaagctcTTCCTGCATGAGAACAAGCTGGAGGTGTTCAGGAATGACACGTTCCTGGGCCTGGAGAGCCTTGAGTATCTGCAGGCGGATTACAATGTCATCAAGAGGATAGAAAGTGGGGCTTTCCGCAATTTGCACAAGCTCCGAGTGCTTATCCTCAATGACAATTTGATACCTGTTCTGCCCAGCTCACTTTTCAGGTCTGTGTCGCTAACGCACCTTGACTTGCGAGGCAACCGCTTAAAGAACCTGCCTTATCAAGGAACTCTGGAGTATGTGGGCCGTGCCCTCATGGAGATCCAGCTGGAAGAGAACCCATGGAACTGTGCTTGTGAAATTGTGCAGCTCAAATCGTGGCTGGAGCGAATACCGTACGCTGCGCTTGTAGGTGACGTGGCTTGCGAGCATCCATTTCACTTGCATGGCAAGGACTTGCGTGAGATCACAAGACGAGAGCTGTGCCCCACGCTTTCTGAGGCTGAGATTGAGGCCAAATATGGCGTGCCAAGATTGCAGTTGGTTGGGGAGAGAGCATGGCCCACCAAACcctcgtccatgctttcgtccTTCCACAACACAGCATCCTCAGTGGAATACAGGGAGAGGCATCCAAAGCCTACAAAACGTCCAAGACCCACAAAAACTCCACCCACAGCACGAAGCATCTATCCAGGTCCCAATCAGCCACCTGTGCCCGGTTATCAGACTCGGCCCCCTATCCCAATAATTTGCCCCGCAGGGTGCACATGCAACTTGCACATCAGTGACCTGGGATTGACAGTGAACTGCAAAGAGAAAGCTTTCCACAACATTTCGGAGCTTTTGCCCCGCCCACTCAATGCCAAGAAGCTCTATCTGAGTGGGAACCTCATCCAGAAGATCTATAGGTCAGACTTTTGGAACTTCTCAAGCCTGGATTTGCTCCATCTGGGAAACAACCGGATATCGTATGTCCAGGAGAGTGCATTTATCAACTTGCCCAACTTGAAGAGCCTGTATTTGAATGGGAACGACATTGAGCGTCTGACCCCTGGAATGTTCCGTGGTCTTCACGCTCTGAGCTACCTTTACCTGGAGTACAACGTAATCcgggagctggagccggcaGCTTTCAGTCTGATGCCAAATCTGCAGTTGGTCTTCCTGAATGACAACCTGCTGCGTGCCCTTCCCGCGGATGCTTTTGCTGGAACGTCTCTGGCCAGGCTGAACCTGCGCAACAACTACTTCCTTCACCTGCCTGTGGAGGGTGTGCTGGAGCATCTGCGAGCTGTGGTGCAGGTGGACCTGCAGCAGAATCCATGGGACTGCACTTGTGCAATTGTGCCACTCAAACGGTGGGTGGAGAAGCTGAGCTCTGTCATTGTGGTTGGTGAAGTCATCTGCAGGACTCCTGAGAGTCATACTGGAAAGGATCTTCGCAGTTTGGAGGCGGAGGTTATATGTCCAGAGTTGAAATATGCTGCTCCAAGCTCCCCGGCTCTCGATGTTACTTCCCAAAGCACATCAGGATCAGGCCACGCTTCTCCATCATCTGCAGGATCTGCGGTCCCACTCTCTGTCTTGATCCTGAGTTTGCTGGTTCTGtttatttgtgctgtttttgCAGCGGCTGGCCTCTTCGCATTCGTCCTGAGAAGACGGAGGAATAAAGATGTGCCTTTCAGAAAGAGGCAGGAGGTGGATCTGACTGGGATTCAGATGCAATTTGAGGAACGGGCTACAGCGGCTACGCCTGAGAAACCTCCAGGCCATGTTTATGACTACATCCCTCATCCTGTGGCACACATGTGCAACAACCCCATCTACAAACCCAGAGAGGGGGAAATGGAGGCAGAACAAAAGGAGAATGGAGGCACCAGTTACCGGACGCTGCTGGAAAAGGAGCAGGAGTGGACAGCAGCTGTTTCCACATCGCAGCTGAACACCATAGTCACAGTGGACCGATCACGGCTTCACGAGAATGGCCTGTTGTGCCCCAGTGCCATCGACAGCCAGCAGAGATCTCCAC